Proteins from a single region of Nocardiopsis dassonvillei subsp. dassonvillei DSM 43111:
- a CDS encoding ATP-binding protein, which produces MTGTRGTRGTTRLAVRYFDDRVLFSDSEAWAYFRLPTVSYEFTTPEERQALATNVTIALAAIRMNDAEVHLRVAHRTYPAAEWATRLDATSDSGPGWYDYLDETYRHVWAKDFWTKEVYLGVRLGQRNAGAGLGLFSQVFGAYQRTEQVLGINDDAVDDREIARWTDQAERLGRALAASSLHARHATSDEIAWLIRHAVSGTAEEIRPSAAGRRTWGRGEIEALVDGVVHNGRSALRLEQPAGSTHVAFLSFARFPDLMPFPDGEPWMHHADALPFPVEMSLRMKLIPPAKASKDVGRKLAHARDMDAHIREAGVEAPIALAEQIDAARMLEHGITKERLPFVYGWHRLMVSAPTERLLGQHVEAVIEHYRDIGIDVINSTGDQFSLFNESLPGDRIRLNAYAQRQPLRTIAGGMPTATVDVGDRVDHSGGGWVGPYVGETIGRARSIVHFDPMVAAARNRPTAIAITGEPGGGKTTLALLLIYQLALRGVTVAAIDPKGDAESLVELLQRRGRKARMMSLGSAQPGLLDPFAFGDDLSAKKTMATETLRLLLPRMSEERESAMIQAVAAVANQPQPSLAKVVDHLVSSPGAASRNLGAVLQSMSEMRLASLCFDPQGEARIDTEGWTTVFTLGGLTLPDSGVGRDDYSYEQRLSVALLYLVSQFARRLMNGLDRHLPKAIFLDEAWAVTSTPEGAKLVPEVSRMGRSRNTALILVSQNAGDLLNEQVTNCLSSVFAFRSSERFEVESVMSLLGVETNEDHLAVLRNLGNGECLFRDLDGRVGRIGVDLVSENLLRWLDTNPTRQRPGEEENLVPAGGRDEQL; this is translated from the coding sequence ATGACCGGCACCAGGGGGACCCGTGGCACGACCCGCCTCGCGGTCCGCTACTTCGACGACCGCGTGCTGTTCAGCGACAGCGAGGCCTGGGCCTACTTCCGCCTGCCCACGGTCTCCTACGAGTTCACCACGCCCGAGGAGCGCCAGGCGCTGGCCACCAACGTCACCATCGCCCTCGCCGCCATCCGCATGAACGACGCCGAGGTCCACCTGCGCGTCGCCCACCGCACCTACCCGGCCGCGGAGTGGGCCACCCGGCTCGACGCCACCTCCGACTCCGGCCCCGGCTGGTACGACTACCTCGACGAGACGTACCGGCACGTGTGGGCCAAGGACTTCTGGACCAAGGAGGTCTACCTCGGCGTCCGCCTCGGCCAGCGCAACGCCGGCGCCGGACTCGGCCTGTTCTCCCAGGTCTTCGGCGCCTACCAGCGCACCGAACAGGTCCTGGGCATCAACGACGACGCCGTGGACGACCGCGAGATCGCCCGCTGGACCGACCAGGCCGAGCGGCTCGGCCGCGCCCTGGCCGCCAGCTCGCTGCACGCCCGCCACGCCACCTCCGACGAGATCGCCTGGCTCATCCGGCACGCCGTCAGCGGCACCGCCGAGGAGATCCGCCCCTCGGCGGCCGGACGGCGCACCTGGGGCCGCGGCGAGATCGAGGCACTGGTCGACGGCGTCGTGCACAACGGCCGCTCCGCGCTGCGCCTCGAACAGCCCGCGGGGTCCACCCACGTCGCGTTCCTGTCCTTCGCCCGCTTCCCGGACCTGATGCCCTTCCCGGACGGCGAGCCCTGGATGCACCACGCCGACGCCCTCCCCTTCCCGGTGGAGATGTCCCTGCGGATGAAGCTCATACCGCCCGCCAAGGCCTCCAAGGACGTCGGCCGCAAGCTCGCCCACGCCCGCGACATGGACGCCCACATCCGCGAGGCCGGGGTGGAGGCGCCCATCGCGCTCGCCGAGCAGATCGACGCCGCCCGTATGCTGGAGCACGGCATCACCAAGGAGCGCCTGCCCTTCGTCTACGGCTGGCACCGCCTCATGGTGTCCGCGCCCACCGAGCGCCTGCTCGGCCAGCACGTCGAGGCGGTCATCGAGCACTACCGCGACATCGGCATCGACGTCATCAACTCCACCGGCGACCAGTTCTCGCTGTTCAACGAGTCGCTGCCCGGCGACCGCATCCGCCTCAACGCCTACGCCCAGCGCCAGCCGCTGCGCACCATCGCGGGCGGCATGCCCACCGCCACCGTCGACGTCGGCGACCGCGTCGACCACTCCGGGGGCGGCTGGGTGGGCCCCTACGTCGGCGAGACCATCGGCCGAGCCCGCTCCATCGTCCACTTCGACCCCATGGTCGCCGCGGCCCGCAACCGCCCCACCGCCATCGCCATCACCGGCGAGCCCGGCGGCGGCAAGACCACCCTCGCCCTCCTGCTCATCTACCAGCTCGCCCTGCGCGGGGTCACCGTCGCCGCCATCGACCCCAAGGGCGACGCCGAGTCCCTGGTCGAACTCCTGCAAAGACGCGGCCGCAAGGCCCGCATGATGTCCCTGGGCTCGGCCCAGCCGGGCCTGCTCGACCCCTTCGCCTTCGGCGACGACCTGTCCGCCAAGAAGACCATGGCCACCGAGACCCTGCGCCTGCTCCTGCCCCGCATGAGCGAGGAGCGCGAGTCCGCCATGATCCAGGCCGTGGCCGCCGTCGCCAACCAGCCCCAGCCCTCCCTGGCCAAGGTCGTGGACCACCTGGTCTCCTCGCCCGGCGCGGCCTCGCGCAACCTGGGCGCCGTCCTGCAGTCCATGTCGGAGATGCGGCTGGCCAGCCTGTGCTTCGACCCCCAGGGCGAGGCGCGGATCGACACCGAGGGCTGGACCACCGTGTTCACCCTGGGCGGGCTCACCCTGCCCGACTCCGGCGTGGGCCGCGACGACTACTCCTACGAGCAGCGCCTGTCCGTCGCCCTGCTCTACCTGGTCTCCCAGTTCGCCCGCCGCCTGATGAACGGCCTGGACCGGCACCTGCCCAAGGCGATCTTCCTGGACGAGGCCTGGGCGGTCACCTCCACGCCCGAGGGCGCCAAGCTCGTCCCCGAGGTCTCGCGCATGGGCCGCTCCCGCAACACCGCGCTCATCCTCGTCTCGCAGAACGCGGGCGACCTCCTCAACGAGCAGGTCACCAACTGCCTGTCCTCGGTGTTCGCCTTCCGCTCCAGCGAGCGCTTCGAGGTGGAGAGCGTCATGTCCCTGCTGGGCGTGGAGACCAACGAGGACCACCTCGCCGTGCTGCGCAACCTCGGCAACGGCGAGTGCCTGTTCCGGGACCTGGACGGCAGGGTCGGGCGGATCGGCGTCGACCTGGTCTCGGAGAACCTGCTGCGCTGGCTGGACACCAACCCCACCCGCCAGCGCCCCGGCGAGGAGGAGAACCTGGTGCCCGCGGGCGGACGCGACGAGCAGCTCTAG
- a CDS encoding DUF6891 domain-containing protein, whose protein sequence is MSEVRESVHPLTSAKETVSVGVASGRGGFVELLRDARRSLLDTLEDGDPGGREVREASARLHDHVDRVLAEHVQRQRRWPARTDGERLTRAFRALDESGVIAREEFTCCERCARTALEGELAARNSRPADTPARGYAFYHDQDAAHAVAGSSLTIGFGASHPIRRAAVGEEVAEALRAHGLTVEWDGDPDRKLHVGMDWNRRRFGRGAAFPGPAVDGEPMVHVSFNNPGPYEVPEWVSHYQGRVSVRELSRMVLPWLPRFFVATLSSDRGHTIALERDFDLLRVRHGPALSRERVEEPLSRWVVGAVWPREEARSAHTGLVEVHYADAAEEGLGFMDYAEPLETAAARLVVHQLTPSKGTFAVFTAPSGAVVQMVWESGPRLWMESPSPAEAVSRGRYVTLSEAEETVRVLAEEGRVALAELGELKLTHW, encoded by the coding sequence ATGAGTGAAGTCAGGGAGAGCGTCCACCCCCTCACCTCCGCCAAGGAGACGGTGTCGGTCGGGGTCGCCTCGGGCCGGGGCGGGTTCGTCGAACTCCTCCGGGACGCCCGCCGGAGCCTGCTCGACACGCTGGAGGACGGCGACCCCGGCGGGCGGGAGGTCCGCGAGGCCTCCGCCCGGCTCCACGACCACGTGGACCGGGTCCTGGCCGAACACGTCCAGCGCCAGCGCCGCTGGCCCGCCCGCACCGACGGCGAGCGCCTCACGCGCGCCTTCCGCGCCCTGGACGAGTCCGGCGTCATCGCCCGCGAGGAGTTCACCTGCTGCGAGCGCTGCGCCAGAACCGCCCTGGAGGGCGAACTCGCCGCCCGCAACTCCAGACCCGCCGACACCCCGGCGCGCGGGTACGCCTTCTACCACGACCAGGACGCCGCGCACGCGGTCGCGGGATCCTCGCTCACCATCGGCTTCGGGGCCAGCCACCCGATCCGCCGCGCCGCCGTGGGGGAGGAGGTGGCCGAGGCACTGCGCGCCCACGGGCTCACGGTCGAGTGGGACGGCGACCCCGACCGCAAGCTCCACGTCGGTATGGACTGGAACCGCCGCCGCTTCGGCCGGGGGGCCGCCTTCCCCGGGCCCGCCGTGGACGGCGAGCCCATGGTCCACGTGTCCTTCAACAACCCGGGGCCCTACGAGGTCCCCGAGTGGGTCTCCCACTACCAGGGCCGCGTGAGCGTCCGCGAGCTGTCCCGGATGGTCCTGCCCTGGCTGCCGCGCTTCTTCGTCGCCACGCTGAGCAGCGACCGGGGCCACACCATCGCCCTCGAACGCGACTTCGACCTCCTGCGCGTCCGGCACGGACCGGCGCTGTCCCGCGAGCGCGTGGAGGAACCCCTCAGCCGCTGGGTGGTGGGCGCCGTCTGGCCGCGCGAGGAGGCCCGCTCCGCCCACACCGGGCTGGTGGAGGTCCACTACGCGGACGCCGCCGAGGAGGGCCTCGGCTTCATGGACTACGCCGAACCCCTGGAGACGGCCGCCGCGCGCCTGGTCGTCCACCAACTCACCCCGAGCAAGGGCACGTTCGCGGTGTTCACCGCCCCGAGCGGCGCCGTCGTGCAGATGGTGTGGGAGAGCGGTCCCCGGCTGTGGATGGAGAGCCCCTCGCCCGCCGAGGCCGTGTCGCGGGGCCGCTACGTCACCCTCTCCGAGGCGGAGGAGACGGTGCGCGTCCTGGCGGAGGAGGGGCGCGTGGCCCTGGCGGAGCTGGGAGAGCTGAAGCTCACCCACTGGTGA